One segment of Gemmatimonadaceae bacterium DNA contains the following:
- the bla gene encoding class A beta-lactamase, whose amino-acid sequence MISRRDFVFSSVTAATLLSKPPVLRSTRRRFDAAARLRALEVGQARLGVCFLDTATGEVSGTRMDERFALCSTFKLAMVSACLREADRGRLRLDEVLSYTEADLLPWAPVTRPNLAKGGLSIATLAQAAQEMSDGAAANLLVRRLGGPAAVTARIREMGDTVTRLDRYEPDLGLVLSADLRDTTSPLAMAQLVRRITTGDILQHGSRERLLSWMQRTDTGPNRLRAGLPRGWRTGNKTGTGRTEGTTNKCNDIAITFPPGRSPIVIAAYFDSGEYTAQTERRHEAVLADVGRIAAAWALD is encoded by the coding sequence ATGATCAGCAGGCGTGATTTCGTGTTTTCATCGGTGACCGCAGCCACGCTGCTGTCGAAGCCACCGGTCCTGCGATCCACTCGGCGCCGATTCGATGCGGCCGCGCGACTCCGGGCGCTGGAAGTGGGACAGGCGCGACTGGGCGTCTGCTTCCTCGACACCGCGACGGGCGAAGTGAGCGGCACGCGGATGGACGAACGATTCGCGTTGTGCTCGACCTTCAAGCTCGCGATGGTTTCCGCCTGCCTGCGTGAGGCGGACCGGGGCCGGCTGCGTCTCGACGAGGTGTTGTCGTACACCGAGGCGGACCTGTTGCCATGGGCACCCGTCACGCGCCCGAACCTGGCAAAGGGCGGCTTGAGCATTGCCACGCTGGCGCAGGCCGCACAGGAGATGAGCGATGGCGCCGCGGCGAACCTCCTGGTCAGGCGCCTTGGCGGTCCAGCCGCCGTCACCGCGAGGATCCGGGAGATGGGTGATACCGTCACCCGTCTCGATCGCTATGAACCGGACCTGGGCCTCGTGCTCTCGGCCGACCTTCGCGACACGACCTCGCCACTGGCGATGGCGCAACTCGTCCGGCGGATCACGACGGGAGACATCCTGCAGCACGGCTCACGGGAGCGCCTCCTGTCCTGGATGCAGCGCACCGACACCGGACCCAATCGGCTGCGTGCCGGGCTTCCACGCGGGTGGCGCACCGGGAACAAGACCGGCACGGGACGCACGGAGGGCACGACCAACAAGTGCAACGACATTGCCATCACCTTCCCGCCCGGCAGGAGCCCGATCGTCATCGCGGCCTACTTCGACAGCGGCGAATACACCGCGCAGACGGAGCGTCGTCACGAGGCGGTGCTCGCGGACGTCGGACGGATTGCGGCAGCGTGGGCGCTGGACTGA
- a CDS encoding HAMP domain-containing protein: MRRLLVSGTRLIAPRGGTLGWLYRLPVSMPRPSGAATMVAGIQRSLWLAVLLACVLAGAGTWLPAYPVVAQVQRLTAAAGSVQSKALSTRVRVSSRDELGALEQSFNSMAESLERTETAKRQLISDVAHELRTPLTNVIGQLEAMRDGLRPPDAAALLSTHEEALLLEQLIDELQELALADAGEWTFDLRVLDAGVEVQRAADAFRASRTTIHVTVPEPGLPVFADPRRLAQVLRNLLQNAITHTPTDGRIDVTVRRNGAGTTVIEVADTGTGIPAEHLPLIWDRFYRVDASRDRATGGMGLGLALTKRLVEGMGGIIGVASHVGVGTTFTVRLPAGDHR, from the coding sequence GTGCGGCGCTTGCTCGTGAGCGGGACGCGCCTGATCGCGCCGCGCGGCGGCACGCTGGGATGGCTCTACCGGCTGCCCGTCTCCATGCCGCGACCGTCGGGTGCGGCGACGATGGTGGCCGGCATCCAGCGTTCGCTCTGGCTCGCGGTCCTCCTGGCCTGTGTGCTGGCCGGCGCCGGAACCTGGCTGCCGGCGTATCCGGTGGTGGCGCAGGTGCAGCGGCTCACGGCTGCCGCCGGCAGCGTGCAATCCAAGGCCCTGTCCACCCGCGTGCGCGTGAGCTCGCGCGACGAGCTGGGCGCCCTGGAGCAGTCGTTCAACAGCATGGCCGAGTCCCTCGAGCGGACGGAGACCGCCAAGCGGCAGCTCATCTCCGACGTCGCCCACGAACTGCGCACGCCACTCACCAACGTCATCGGCCAGCTGGAAGCGATGCGCGACGGCCTGCGCCCCCCCGACGCCGCGGCGTTGCTCTCGACGCACGAGGAGGCGCTGCTGCTCGAGCAGCTCATCGATGAGCTGCAGGAGCTGGCGCTGGCGGACGCGGGCGAATGGACGTTCGACCTGCGCGTACTGGACGCCGGCGTGGAGGTGCAGCGGGCGGCCGATGCCTTTCGCGCATCGAGGACGACGATTCACGTGACCGTGCCGGAGCCGGGTCTTCCCGTGTTCGCCGATCCACGCCGGCTGGCGCAGGTGCTGCGGAACCTGCTCCAGAACGCGATCACACACACGCCCACGGATGGCCGGATCGACGTGACGGTCCGGCGCAACGGCGCGGGGACGACGGTCATCGAGGTGGCCGACACCGGCACCGGCATCCCGGCGGAGCACCTGCCACTGATCTGGGATCGCTTCTACCGCGTCGATGCCTCGCGCGATCGCGCCACGGGCGGCATGGGGCTGGGTCTCGCCCTCACGAAGCGGCTGGTGGAAGGGATGGGCGGGATCATCGGGGTTGCCAGCCACGTCGGCGTCGGGACGACGTTCACGGTGCGGCTGCCGGCAGGCGATCATCGCTGA
- a CDS encoding response regulator transcription factor: MASILVVEDDAKTADLVALYLGHAGHRVATERSGSRALEPLRSESFDLLVLDIMLPGASGLQIATEVRAVAATPIIFLTARTVEEDRLQGFATGADDYVTKPFSQRELVARLEAVLRRTPRTATHALRYADLVLDTASREVHLSETPVELTPSEFAVLGARRAGAVRVAHAVRP; encoded by the coding sequence ATGGCCAGCATCCTCGTGGTGGAGGATGATGCGAAGACGGCCGACCTGGTCGCGCTCTACCTCGGTCACGCCGGCCATCGGGTGGCCACCGAACGGTCGGGCAGCCGCGCGCTGGAGCCGCTCCGGAGCGAGTCGTTCGACCTGCTGGTGCTGGACATCATGCTCCCGGGCGCGAGCGGCCTGCAGATCGCGACCGAGGTGCGCGCCGTTGCCGCGACGCCGATCATCTTCCTCACGGCGCGCACCGTCGAGGAGGACCGGCTGCAGGGCTTCGCCACCGGCGCCGACGACTACGTCACGAAGCCGTTCAGCCAGCGTGAACTGGTGGCACGCCTCGAGGCGGTACTCCGGCGAACCCCACGCACTGCCACGCACGCACTGCGCTATGCCGACCTGGTGCTCGACACGGCCAGCCGGGAGGTTCACCTGTCGGAGACGCCGGTGGAGCTCACGCCGAGCGAGTTCGCGGTGCTCGGCGCGCGTCGAGCTGGCGCAGTTCGAGTCGCGCACGCTGTCCGACCGTGA
- a CDS encoding beta-lactamase family protein translates to MKATPPRPHQRPSRPVPQCLGALAVTLSIVSGLQAQGAAPRGTPERRRQAPTAEQADIAGRLRMMARTLARQDRFSGVVLLTRDGRPVLEQAYGFADREARRPMTVGTIMNVSSVGKLFTQVAIGQLAAAGRLSPDSTIAAYWPDYPDAAVARKVTIRHLLTHRSGINGNIFENLPAMRRNRDYLPAATRGPLAFEPGSRAEYSNAGYVILGEIIERVSGEVYHEYIQRHVFAPAAMTVSAFPARDSLPPRAAIGYTRGADDAPTARLVRATGVQPIRGSAAGGAFASAGDLLRFVMARRRGQLGVPARLLSDQSAGGSPGSNVVISEGLPAGYHLIVLANVDPPIAEMMADSVERWLGGGERVGGPPQGPGRGPRIVLRGSPDDADDGPQGPLLDALPETPRGRAAAAYLRAFSSGDSALMRTVIETLVVKDERTTDDRVRRYLEIFADNGPLTILGVREAPDSSLAIEVRSEKNGEMMVGVSFVPDGSARIAGVRFEVRRR, encoded by the coding sequence ATGAAGGCTACGCCGCCGCGCCCCCACCAGCGCCCCTCCCGCCCCGTGCCGCAGTGTCTCGGCGCACTGGCCGTCACCCTGTCGATCGTCTCCGGTCTGCAGGCGCAGGGGGCCGCGCCCCGCGGCACACCCGAGCGCAGGCGACAGGCACCGACTGCCGAACAGGCCGACATCGCCGGCAGGCTCCGGATGATGGCCCGCACGCTCGCGAGGCAGGATCGCTTCTCCGGGGTCGTGCTGCTCACGCGCGACGGCCGGCCCGTGCTCGAGCAGGCCTACGGCTTCGCCGACCGGGAAGCGCGACGCCCGATGACGGTGGGTACGATCATGAACGTCAGTTCGGTGGGCAAGCTGTTCACCCAGGTGGCCATCGGCCAGCTCGCGGCGGCCGGCAGGCTGTCGCCGGACAGCACCATCGCTGCCTATTGGCCCGACTATCCCGATGCCGCAGTGGCGCGCAAGGTGACGATCCGGCACCTGCTCACGCACCGCTCGGGGATCAACGGCAACATCTTCGAGAACCTTCCCGCCATGCGCCGCAACCGGGACTACCTGCCGGCCGCAACACGAGGGCCACTGGCGTTCGAGCCTGGGAGCCGCGCGGAGTACTCGAACGCCGGATACGTGATCCTCGGCGAGATCATCGAGCGGGTGTCGGGGGAGGTGTACCACGAGTACATCCAGCGTCACGTGTTCGCACCGGCCGCAATGACCGTGAGCGCATTCCCCGCGCGTGATTCCCTGCCGCCGCGCGCCGCGATCGGCTATACGCGCGGCGCCGACGACGCCCCGACCGCGCGGCTGGTGCGCGCCACGGGCGTGCAGCCGATCCGCGGGAGTGCCGCGGGCGGCGCGTTCGCGAGCGCCGGTGACCTGCTCCGTTTCGTGATGGCGCGCCGGCGGGGGCAGCTCGGCGTGCCCGCGCGTCTGCTGTCCGACCAGTCGGCGGGCGGCAGTCCCGGCTCCAACGTGGTGATCAGCGAGGGACTTCCCGCCGGCTACCACCTGATCGTGCTGGCCAACGTCGATCCGCCGATCGCGGAGATGATGGCGGATTCGGTGGAGCGGTGGCTGGGCGGCGGCGAGCGCGTGGGCGGCCCGCCGCAGGGCCCGGGCCGTGGACCGCGCATCGTGCTGCGCGGGTCACCGGACGATGCGGATGATGGCCCGCAGGGTCCCCTGCTGGACGCGCTACCCGAGACGCCGCGCGGGCGCGCGGCTGCGGCCTACCTTCGTGCGTTCTCGTCAGGTGACAGCGCGTTGATGCGAACGGTGATCGAGACGCTGGTGGTGAAGGACGAACGCACCACCGACGACCGCGTCCGGCGCTACCTCGAGATCTTCGCCGACAACGGCCCGCTCACGATCCTCGGGGTGCGCGAGGCGCCGGACTCCTCGCTGGCGATAGAGGTCAGGTCGGAGAAGAACGGCGAGATGATGGTGGGCGTGTCGTTCGTGCCGGATGGGTCGGCGCGGATTGCCGGCGTGCGGTTCGAGGTCAGGCGGCGGTGA